A section of the Methanocaldococcus sp. FS406-22 genome encodes:
- the cas6 gene encoding CRISPR-associated endoribonuclease Cas6, whose translation MRIELELQTDNFTVIPYNHQYYLASAIYNKIHSVNPIYAKRLHNYQKFKFFTFSLLQIRKRVIRKEGIETIDGKAYLYISSPNNEFIENFVAGLLEDGKLRVGNVEFFVRKAKILPIPKKFNILKTISPIYLKTMIETENGLKTYDLLPNNSKFYENLKNNLKKKYEAFYNEKCDMNFEFEILKYRPKRMMIKNIYCRCSEMVFKVWGDYDLIKFGYECGFGEKNSMGFGMVVNIE comes from the coding sequence ATGAGGATTGAATTAGAGTTGCAGACGGATAACTTTACAGTAATTCCCTATAATCATCAGTATTATTTAGCATCAGCCATATACAATAAAATCCACTCTGTAAATCCTATCTATGCTAAAAGACTGCATAATTATCAAAAGTTTAAGTTCTTTACATTCTCTTTGCTGCAAATTAGAAAGAGGGTTATTAGAAAGGAGGGGATTGAAACTATAGATGGAAAAGCTTATCTCTATATTTCTTCTCCAAATAATGAGTTTATTGAAAACTTTGTTGCTGGGTTATTAGAAGATGGGAAGTTAAGAGTGGGGAATGTTGAATTTTTTGTAAGGAAAGCTAAAATTTTACCAATCCCAAAGAAATTCAATATCTTAAAAACGATATCTCCAATATATTTAAAGACTATGATTGAGACAGAAAATGGGTTAAAAACCTATGACTTACTTCCAAACAACTCAAAATTTTATGAGAATTTGAAAAATAATCTAAAAAAGAAGTATGAGGCATTTTATAATGAAAAGTGTGATATGAACTTTGAATTTGAAATTTTGAAATATAGACCTAAGAGGATGATGATAAAGAATATTTATTGTAGATGCTCTGAAATGGTGTTTAAGGTTTGGGGAGACTATGATTTAATAAAATTTGGTTATGAGTGTGGTTTTGGAGAGAAGAACAGTATGGGTTTTGGGATGGTTGTGAATATTGAGTAA
- a CDS encoding PepSY domain-containing protein, with product MGFKKLFAILLSIALLGVGGVFAATYSKNNTTLNSEISENSENVMLAKYTKITEKEAKNIALSKVPGKVVKVELENEDGYVVYGVEISTSNGIKDVKVNAENGKILKIDGDYNEKDSNDKEVDDDKNDNEINDDKANNDKETNDDNTQ from the coding sequence ATGGGATTTAAAAAGCTGTTTGCTATACTGCTATCAATAGCTCTATTGGGAGTTGGAGGAGTATTTGCTGCTACATACTCAAAGAACAATACAACATTAAATTCTGAAATATCTGAGAACTCTGAAAATGTTATGCTTGCAAAATATACTAAAATAACAGAAAAAGAAGCAAAGAATATAGCACTTTCAAAAGTTCCGGGAAAAGTTGTTAAAGTTGAACTTGAAAATGAAGATGGCTATGTTGTGTATGGTGTAGAAATCTCAACATCTAACGGAATAAAAGATGTTAAAGTAAATGCTGAAAATGGGAAGATATTGAAGATTGACGGAGATTATAACGAAAAAGACAGCAATGATAAAGAAGTAGATGATGACAAAAATGACAATGAAATAAACGATGATAAAGCAAATAACGATAAAGAAACAAATGATGATAATACACAATAA